A region of Ornithodoros turicata isolate Travis chromosome 5, ASM3712646v1, whole genome shotgun sequence DNA encodes the following proteins:
- the LOC135394805 gene encoding cytochrome P450 2J6-like produces MVDGVWSFVGNEILNWNTAAVLTCTFLLWVVWDYFYDDHRKLPPGPRGVPLLGYLPFLGEEHVTYRDLSETYGPIISVKLGPKRVVVLNNLEVIKEGLNKRDVLHRPAYFFLARLNIHGIISLNGDAWTDNRRFCLQVLRDLGFGKSSMEERIREECKYLTDVIASHGGNPIDVGAYLAPSVSNNIASLVMGRRFDFDHPRRRFMDRCLNIILHNAAFFSAVDFFYLLGAALRAVSYFAAGKVSRTVEELKDYFRREIKENKETMKENEDRHFIDGYLKKIAQSGQVTNYNNQYLLGNMINFFGAGTNTVRTTILWHLLNCARCPREVQEKIQKEIQDVVGNERLPCWEDRLKMPFTMAVIWEMYRWRTIAPLSVVRGTAADTEIAGYTIPAGTPILANLWAVHTNPLVWDNPEEFNPYRHLSDDGSKLLPRHEHIIPFSTGKRMCPGETFATVEVFLYLTTLLQKFTVMPADGNEISMVPCMRLVAVPAVKQALRFLPR; encoded by the exons ATGGTTGACGGCGTCTGGTCG TTCGTCGGAAACGAAATTCTGAACTGGAACACAGCTGCCGTATTGACGTGCACGTTTCTCTTATGGGTCGTATGGGATTACTTTTACGATGACCATCGGAAACTTCCACCGGGTCCACGTGGCGTACCGCTTCTGGGCTACTTGCCCTTCTTGGGAGAAGAGCACGTCACCTACCGAGACTTGTCAGAAACTTACGGACCAATCATCAG CGTGAAACTCGGTCCCAAGCGAGTGGTGGTGCTCAATAATTTGGAGGTGATCAAGGAAGGCTTGAACAAAAGAGATGTACTGCATCGACCAGCTTACTTCTTCCTGGCACGATTAAATATTCATG GAATTATTTCTTTGAACGGAGATGCTTGGACCGACAATCGTCGTTTCTGCCTCCAAGTGCTACGGGACCTGGGATTTGGAAAGAGCAGCATGGAGGAACGCATCAGG GAAGAGTGCAAGTACCTGACTGACGTCATAGCGTCCCACGGCGGCAACCCAATAGACGTTGGGGCCTACCTCGCCCCGAGTGTGTCCAACAACATCGCGTCCCTGGTGATGGGTAGACGCTTCGACTTTGACCATCCCAGGCGTCGGTTCATGGATCGCTGTTTAAATATTATTCTCCACAACGCGGCCTTTTTCTCCGCCGTCGATTTCTTTTACCTTCTGGGAGCCGCGCTACGAGCGGTGTCCTACTTTGCAGCAGGGAAAGTTAGTCGAACCGTCGAAGAACTCAAGGACTACTTCCG gcGAGAAATaaaagagaacaaagaaacCATGAAGGAAAATGAGGACCGACATTTCATCGACGGATACCTGAAAAAAATCGCTCAGAGCGGACAAGTCACGAATTACAATA ATCAGTATCTGTTGGGCAACATGATCAACTTTTTCGGAGCTGGAACCAATACGGTTCGCACAACCATTCTGTGGCACTTGCTGAATTGTGCCAGATGCCCGCGAGAAGTTCAGGAGAAAATTCAGAAGGAAATTCAGGACGTCGTCGGCAACGAGCGGTTACCATGCTGGGAAGACCGGCTCAAAATGCCATTTACGATGGCCGTTATCTGGGAAATGTATCGCTGGAGGACCATCGCGCCGCTCAGTGTTGTCAGAGG TACTGCAGCGGATACGGAAATAGCGGGTTACACCATTCCAGCAGGCACACCCATACTGGCGAACCTTTGGGCTGTCCATACGAATCCTCTCGTGTGGGATAATCCCGAAGAGTTCAATCCCTACAGACACCTCAGTGACGACGGTTCTAAGCTCCTGCCCAGGCACGAGCACATTATTCCGTTTAGTACAG GAAAACGCATGTGTCCCGGAGAGACTTTCGCTACCGTCGAAGTGTTCCTTTACCTGACAACTCTCCTCCAGAAGTTCACGGTGATGCCGGCAGATGGCAACGAAATTTCGATGGTGCCTTGCATGAGACTCGTCGCTGTTCCCGCTGTCAAACAGGCACTCCGGTTTCTACCGCGATAA
- the LOC135394806 gene encoding uncharacterized protein LOC135394806, with the protein MPSKESLVTVTTSKRKSRRKHRSSEKLSQKPTDADDEQVALQHQGRPEPGGSEAEPDDKKSTHAATQKMTPPEVLPGDQGNQPPSGVSASVASKEEEQRKEEEQKKERGRKKSIKGLKMPDGTYVGLEDKNKYLKAMKKEYLKCDYVPFCILASLAAVVIGLIYLYSYRPDIFNSMIEKIRRFFGLSSGEESTTERLQQTTTPEGPDRHVTTPMEHRRAVDDNNGTAVASHGSATRFIGSTGVLHHVLRHYTTFICLCVYYL; encoded by the exons ATGCCATCGAAAGAGAGCCTCGTCACCGTAACGACGTCCAAGCGGAAAAGTCGCCGGAAGCATCGCTCTTCCGAGAAACTGTCACAGAAGCCCACCGACGCCGATGACGAACAG GTGGCGTTGCAACACCAGGGCAGGCCGGAACCAGGCGGTAGTGAAGCAGAACCAGACGACAAAAAGTCAACCCACGCGGCCACGCAGAAAATGACTCCCCCGGAAGTACTCCCGGGAGATCAGGGCAACCAGCCGCCCTCTGGTGTCAGCGCTTCGGTGGCTTCTAAAGAGGAAGAGCAGAGGAAGGAAGAAGaacagaagaaagagagaggccGAAAGAAATCAATAAAGGGTCTCAAGATGCCCGATGGCACTTACGTAGGGCTCGAAGACAAGAACAAATACCTCAA GGCGATGAAGAAAGAGTACCTCAAGTGCGACTATGTACCCTTCTGCATTCTCGCCTCTCTCGCCGCCGTTGTCATCGGGCTCATTTACCTCTATTCGTACAGGCCAG ATATTTTCAACAGCATGATTGAAAAAA TAAGAAGGTTTTTCGGGCTTAGCTCTGGCGAGGAGAGCACGACTGAAAGGCTACAGCAAACTACTACTCCCGAGGGTCCAG ATCGGCACGTGACGACACCCATGGAACACCGACGCGCGGTGGACGACAATAACGGGACGGCCGTCGCATCCCACGGGTCTGCTACAAGGTTCATCGGGAGCACGGGCGTACTGCATCACGTCTTGCGCCATTACACCAcctttatttgtttgtgtgtgtattacTTGTAA